Proteins encoded together in one Chryseobacterium sp. G0201 window:
- the rlmN gene encoding 23S rRNA (adenine(2503)-C(2))-methyltransferase RlmN, with protein sequence MKDIRTLSLDQLKDYFLTLGEKPFRAKQVYDWLWSKNLHSIDEMTNLSKNLREKISEEYTINPVSVDLLQRSTDGTIKNGVKLHDGLLVESVLIPTETRTTACVSSQVGCSLNCEFCATARLKRMRNLEVAEIVDQVALIDSQSKMYFERPLSNIVFMGMGEPMMNYKNVVEAIRKITQPEGLGMSPRRITVSTSGIPKMIKMLADDDLRVKLALSLHSAIESKRNEIMPFSDKFPLTDIMESLQYWYKKTGSVITFEYCVWKGINDGDEDIKALIRYCKQVPSKVNLIQYNPIGDGKYDKCNKQAEENYVRQLENAGITVMIRKSRGGDIDAACGQLANKTADAVN encoded by the coding sequence ATGAAAGATATCCGTACTTTATCACTAGACCAGCTTAAAGACTATTTTTTGACTTTAGGAGAAAAGCCGTTTCGTGCGAAACAGGTTTATGACTGGTTGTGGAGTAAAAATCTCCATTCGATTGATGAAATGACGAATCTTTCGAAAAATCTTCGTGAAAAAATTTCCGAAGAATATACTATAAATCCTGTTTCTGTTGATCTTCTTCAAAGAAGTACAGACGGAACCATCAAAAACGGAGTGAAACTTCACGATGGTTTATTGGTAGAATCTGTTTTGATTCCTACAGAAACAAGAACTACAGCTTGTGTTTCTTCACAGGTTGGATGCTCATTAAACTGCGAATTCTGCGCCACAGCAAGACTGAAAAGAATGAGAAATCTTGAAGTTGCTGAAATTGTAGACCAAGTTGCCCTGATCGACAGCCAGAGTAAAATGTATTTCGAACGACCGCTTTCCAACATTGTTTTTATGGGAATGGGAGAGCCGATGATGAATTACAAAAATGTAGTGGAAGCCATCCGAAAAATTACCCAGCCGGAAGGTTTGGGAATGTCTCCGAGAAGAATTACCGTTTCTACATCAGGAATTCCGAAGATGATTAAAATGTTGGCTGATGATGATTTGCGCGTGAAATTGGCATTGTCTCTTCACTCTGCAATTGAATCTAAGCGTAACGAAATCATGCCGTTCTCGGATAAATTTCCATTGACGGATATTATGGAATCCCTTCAGTATTGGTATAAAAAAACAGGCTCAGTTATCACTTTTGAATATTGTGTCTGGAAGGGTATTAATGATGGTGATGAAGATATCAAAGCTTTGATCAGATATTGTAAACAGGTTCCTTCTAAGGTTAATTTAATTCAATATAACCCGATTGGCGACGGAAAATATGATAAATGCAACAAACAGGCAGAAGAAAATTACGTTCGTCAGCTTGAAAATGCAGGAATTACTGTAATGATCCGTAAAAGTAGAGGTG
- the queA gene encoding tRNA preQ1(34) S-adenosylmethionine ribosyltransferase-isomerase QueA, with amino-acid sequence MKTSDFNFDLPEELLAEHPSEHRDEARLMVLDRKTQTIEHKLFKDVVDYFDEKDLFIFNNTKVFPARLYGNKEKTGAKIEVFLLRELDKETRVWDVLVDPARKIRIGNKLFFTEDESLVAEVIDNTTSRGRTLRFLFDGSYEEFRTKLKELGETPLPKYIKRAVEPEDAERYQTIYAKIEGAVAAPTAGLHFSRHLMKRLEIKGVDFAEVTLHVGLGTFNPIEVEDLSKHKMESEEIIIDEKNAEIINRAVDEHRRVCAVGTTTMRALETSVSSNKKISAFNGWTNKFIYPPHDFGVANTMITNFHTPKSTLLMMIAAFAGRDFIMQAYEEAVKEKYKFYSYGDAMLIL; translated from the coding sequence CAGAGCACAGAGATGAAGCTAGGTTAATGGTTCTTGACAGAAAAACACAAACTATCGAGCATAAATTATTTAAAGATGTGGTTGATTATTTTGATGAAAAAGACTTATTTATTTTCAACAATACTAAAGTTTTCCCTGCACGTCTTTATGGAAATAAAGAAAAAACAGGAGCTAAAATTGAAGTTTTCCTTTTAAGAGAGCTTGATAAAGAGACCCGCGTTTGGGATGTTTTGGTAGATCCGGCAAGAAAAATAAGAATTGGTAACAAATTATTCTTTACAGAAGATGAATCTTTGGTGGCTGAGGTTATCGATAATACAACTTCCAGAGGTAGAACGTTGAGATTCTTATTTGATGGTTCTTATGAAGAATTCAGAACTAAATTAAAAGAATTAGGAGAAACTCCACTTCCAAAATACATCAAAAGAGCAGTAGAGCCTGAAGATGCTGAAAGATATCAGACGATCTATGCTAAAATTGAAGGAGCTGTAGCAGCGCCAACTGCAGGTTTACACTTCTCTAGACACTTAATGAAGAGATTAGAGATTAAAGGTGTTGATTTTGCAGAAGTTACACTTCACGTTGGTTTAGGAACATTCAACCCAATTGAAGTTGAAGATCTTTCTAAGCACAAAATGGAGTCTGAAGAAATCATCATTGATGAGAAAAATGCAGAAATCATCAACAGAGCAGTCGATGAGCACAGAAGAGTTTGTGCAGTAGGGACGACTACAATGAGAGCGTTGGAAACTTCTGTTTCTTCAAACAAGAAAATTTCTGCTTTCAACGGTTGGACAAATAAATTCATCTATCCGCCTCACGATTTCGGAGTTGCCAATACAATGATTACAAACTTCCATACGCCAAAATCAACTTTATTGATGATGATTGCAGCGTTTGCAGGAAGAGATTTCATCATGCAAGCTTATGAAGAAGCCGTAAAAGAGAAATATAAATTCTACTCTTACGGTGATGCAATGCTAATTTTATAA